Proteins encoded in a region of the Tripterygium wilfordii isolate XIE 37 chromosome 21, ASM1340144v1, whole genome shotgun sequence genome:
- the LOC119988205 gene encoding F-box protein CPR1-like, producing MNSWRRVQDFPCPGGYVIGQEPGLLACGASHWLVHLYKSYADDREKVIAFDFGKEEYQMLSLPSFTEVFDHNCLAVLQGCLCVYSVKATIQVTLYVMKPYGVKNEDWTKVLTVTQDAIPRDFFEYIRPLMYSKSGDKLLFEETFQRLLWYDLEEKKNFEIEIGNKPPAFLVEVCLESLVVLGEDNSFDGRDESNSDDGSHGIEDKILVDERDMTMGDEALALMLLAATAVGKGQEAAETQGGRRAGIDDLDQ from the exons ATGAATTCTTGGAGAAGGGTTCAAGATTTTCCTTGCCCTGGAGGATACGTAATTGGTCAAGAACCTGGGCTATTAGCCTGTGGTGCTTCACATTGGTTGGTACATCTTTACAAAAGTTATGCTGATGATAGAGAGAAAGTAATTGCTTTTGATTTTGGGAAGGAGGAGTATCAAATGTTGTCGCTGCCTTCTTTTACTGAAGTGTTCGACCATAATTGTCTAGCTGTCCTTCAAGGATGTTTATGCGTGTACTCAGTTAAGGCTACAATTCAGGTCACACTATATGTTATGAAACCATATGGGGTGAAAAATGAGGATTGGACCAAGGTGTTGACTGTTACTCAAGATGCTATTCCTAGGGATTTTTTTGAATACATTAGGCCTTTGATGTATTCAAAGAGCGGTGATAAATTACTCTTTGAGGAGACCTTCCAAAGACTTCTTTGGTACGACttggaagagaaaaaaaatttcgagaTTGAGATAGGAAACAAGCCTCCTGCATTCCTCGTAGAGGTTTGTTTGGAAAGTCTTGTTGTGCTAGGTGAAGACAATAGTTTTGATGGACGTGACGAATCTAATAGTGATGATGGATCTCATGGGATTGAAGATAAAATTTTAGTGGATGAGAGGGATATGACAATGGG AGACGAAGCATTAGCTCTCATGCTATTGGCAGCAACAGCTGTAGGAAAAGGGCAGGAGGCAGCTGAAACACAAGGAGGCAGGCGTGCTGGTATTGATGACCTTGACCAGTGA
- the LOC119987904 gene encoding F-box protein CPR1-like — MKQSCFHVCPLELITDILPRLPVKPLLRFRCVSKSWFAEIDGLDFVKSHVRRPIEITTNHHLILSEADVADVYNRTYYPPTRMFSANIDKGLGQPLKALSNPLKSMKRVTEILGSCNALLLLRNKGQDLVLWNPFTRRHKTIPTEPIDTYTALENRGSPKYGFGYDSIHNDYKVVRVIECFSKDSGCTVAYEIKVYSLTMNSWRRVQDFPCPKAYILDQPGRLACGASHWLMYLYDTYADDIIAFDFGKEEFQMLPLASFTEVFDHNCLAVLQGCLCVYSVLATIQVTLYLMKPYGVKNEDWTKVLTFMQDAIPRDFFEYVRPLMYSKSGDKLLFEETFQRFLWYDLEDKKGFEIEIGNKPPAFVIEVCLESLVMLGENDSFDGHNESNSDDESNCDDESNGDDESHD; from the coding sequence ATGAAGCAGTCATGTTTTCATGTGTGCCCTTTGGAACTCATAACAGATATACTTCCACGATTGCCTGTGAAGCCTCTGCTTCGTTTCAGATGCGTATCTAAGTCCTGGTTTGCCGAAATTGATGGCCTAGATTTCGTCAAGAGTCATGTGAGACGACCCATTGAAATCACTACCAATCATCATCTCATTCTCTCCGAAGCTGATGTGGCGGATGTGTACAACAGGACCTATTACCCTCCAACTCGTATGTTCTCAGCAAATATCGACAAGGGACTTGGTCAACCCCTAAAAGCCCTTAGCAACCCTCTGAAATCTATGAAACGGGTAACTGAAATATTAGGCTCATGCAATGCGTTGCTTTTATTGCGAAACAAAGGTCAAGATCTTGTACTTTGGAATCCTTTTACCAGGAGGCATAAAACGATCCCCACTGAGCCCATTGATACTTATACTGCACTTGAAAATCGAGGTTCACCCAAATATGGATTTGGATATGACAGCATACATAATGACTACAAGGTTGTAAGAGTCATCGAATGCTTTTCTAAGGATAGTGGGTGTACGGTAGCCTATGAAATAAAGGTATATAGTTTGACTATGAATTCTTGGAGAAGGGTTCAAGATTTTCCTTGCCCTAAAGCATACATTCTTGATCAACCTGGGCGATTAGCCTGTGGTGCTTCACATTGGTTGATGTATCTTTACGATACTTATGCCGATGATATAATTGCTTTTGATTTTGGGAAGGAGGAGTTTCAGATGTTGCCGTTGGCTTCTTTTACTGAAGTGTTTGACCATAATTGTCTAGCTGTCCTTCAAGGATGTTTATGTGTGTACTCAGTTCTGGCTACAATTCAGGTTACACTATATCTTATGAAGCCATATGGGGTGAAAAATGAGGATTGGACCAAGGTGTTGACTTTTATGCAAGATGCTATTCCTAGGGATTTTTTTGAATACGTTAGGCCTTTGATGTATTCAAAGAGCGGTGATAAATTACTCTTTGAGGAGACCTTCCAAAGATTTCTTTGGTATGACTTGGAAGATAAAAAAGGTTTCGAGATTGAGATAGGAAACAAGCCTCCTGCATTCGTCATAGAGGTTTGTTTGGAAAGTCTTGTTATGCTAGGTGAAAACGATAGTTTTGATGGACATAATGAATCTAATAGTGATGATGAATCTAACTGTGATGATGAATCTAATGGTGATGATGAATCTCATGATTGA